The Toxoplasma gondii ME49 chromosome XI, whole genome shotgun sequence region GTGACCGTGTGGAGAGCGACCGACGGGGGACGGCGCAGATGCCTTGCCAGTTTTGACTGCTTTTAAAGAACTTTGGAATTTGTTAGATCGGACGACTGCAGTTCAACTTCCCCTTCATCTGGAAGCTGACGCATCCCCCAGGCTTTTATTCAACTCAAATTCgggtcttcctttctgtcgagTCTCGTTCACCGTGCATGCCGGGTGACTTACGCTAAGATTTTTACTAGTGGGGAACATAGATGCCAAGACCGCTTCAAGAGGCGTGGATTCTTGTGCAAGAGGTAAATCCTACATCTAATGCCCGACATCTCACATGTTTTGTCGATCTGCTGCGTGCAGACGTAAAATAGAAAGGCGCGCTTTCATGTCGAGCCATGCACGAGCAGCAGTTGACACACAGTCCACTTTTCAGGACACGGCAGCCCGCAACCACGAGACGGCGGCCATTCATGTGGGGTGAGACTGTGGGGGCCCTCGCCTGTTTGCGGAGAATTATTCCAAGGGATTTGCGCGAGTCGACAGGCCAGCAGAAAGAGGTGTTTCCAAGTTTCTGACCTTCCAGCAAAGATTCTGCTCGCCGACAAAGCGTCGCGGCCCGGACGCGATCGGCAGCGGTCCCGCTCCAGAGGAACGGCTGCAGGTATCTGTTTTCCACCCCCtcgtttttccgttttcgcgtttcccccCGATTCCGTAGAACGTTTCGCgggacggagacacagcTGCCCGTGTCGTGCTCGGCCGACCTCTTGCCTGTGAAAAGCGTTttcgtcttgttctttctAGCGTTCACGATTCAGCGTTATCGAAGAAAAGCTATCCTTGTTGCGCACATGAacactggagagaagcaccCGCACGGATGAAGCGCCTTTTCCTCACACTCCAAGCGCTTCCTCAAACACACAAGAAAACACTCAAGGGGAAGAGCTGTGTGGTGGGTGGCTTTGTATCGTGGGCACTCGCTCTATCGTGAGAAGTTCGTAGACTTCGCTGATAGAATGACGGCTCGATCTTCAGCGCGTGActccagaaagaaaagaatcAACCGTCCCTTGAAAGCATGTGGCACACAAACATCGCAACAAAACACCTGGACTACGAAGGTAAAGAAGCAATTCCCTAGGCAAGCAGTTTTTTTCCATCTTTCACCTTTCCTCTGTAGAAAGAACTACAAACAGTTGCTTCCCTACAAAGGGGAGACCGGCGCGAAACGGGCACATTTGAGAATCATGGATGAAAGCATTTCACTGTACGCGTTCCAACAGTTTCATCCCTTAGGGGAGAGACATCGATACACAGAGAAACTACGTAAGAAATTTGGCAAATGAATAAAACATTTCGCTCATTCAACGGATCACGCATCTATACACATCGAGAGTGACAAATAGAATGATTCACAGGTATACGTGGATGTGTCAAGctacatacaaatatatctATAGTGTTCTAGCTCAGACTAGAGCTATTCATGTATAAAGATGTTAAACAAAATCCACGAAAAAAAACTGAATCAGCGCGAAACGTGTCGTGTGTTTACGGGGCATCTCTGTTGTCATTCTTCCTGTGTGTGGGCACCGAGAAGGTTGACCTCTGCGATCTATAACCGGTTGGCGAGGCGCTGTGCTCGTTTGTTTCACCTCAGTTTCACGCTGCCGTAAACGGCGCTTCACCCGTTAGTCGTCTCTCGAGTTTTATCCTAAAGATCCAGTTTTCGAGGGGATCCTCTGCATTGCGAAATGAGTTCGAAGCCCCTGCAGGGTTTCTAGGTGTCTCGTCAGTGCTGTAATCGTGTTTTCCGTGCCAGCGCCGCTGCCCCTTAAATGTGTCAAGCCTTGcccctcctttttctttgctATAACGAGCCATCAACTCTGTGTCTCCACGTTTCAAGACTTTTCACGCTGTCGCTTCTTGTGGACTCCAAAGGACTTTTGCCAAAGTGGGCCTTACCTTTCTTGTCTTAGAGAGCAGGTCCTCAGCTTTCGggctctcccttctttgacgtttctgcctttcttctaCCTCGTTGACTCGCAGTGCAGCTCCCTGTCTAATTTTCCAAGCACAGTCCACAAAATGGAGCCTGCCAGACCCTcatcttctgtctcgaccTTTCCACCTGGAGGAATTTCCTCGTTCGATGACAGGAGTTGTTCTAACAGAAAAGACATGCCCAGCGCATGCTTCGCTGCACAGTCTGTGACCGCCGTAGATGCACCGTGGAAAGGTGTCTCTTCTAGCGCGTCGGCGAACACCATGagtgagaaaaaaaacgcttTTGGGAACTCCTCCTCGTCTTATCCGTTCTCCCGAGTCGGTCTCGCAGAGGCACCCCCCGCAAATACTCAAGGCTTTTTCTGCACTCAACGGGCAGGATTCCCGCCTGGCGAAAAGGCCTTTTTGCCATCTTCCAGTTCGTGTCTCATCCATGGAGACAGCTTTTCAACGGCTGCCGGggaggacgaaggcgaccctgaagcttctctgcttctgaagTGTCGGACATCGAAAGCAAGCGGGTCTCGCGGGGGGAGTGCCGCGAGAAATCCCGATCTCTGTCAATTCGAAGACGCTGACTCTGAGTTTTGTGCTTCTCAGACACCCTgcgaagcgaaaaaacggCATTTTTCGGCCGATGCAAAAAACGCTAACACGTATGCGCTGCTCAAGAGCCATGAGCCccgtcttgtctcttccctgcCGCCGCAGTCGGAAAGAGAtcaggagaaacggagagaaagttCACAAATGCTCGGCAGAAGGTGCATTCTCGCCTTTGAAAAGGTGCAAACACAAAGTCAAAGAGAGAGCGTGGCGGGGCGCTTGCCTTCTGAACTAACCGAAAGAACCGCGGCCTCGTGCCTCGATGCAGCGAGTGTAGGGAATTTCTTTGATGGTGGACTCGCAACGGGAAACGGAGAATCGGTGGAACAGTTGGAAGTCTTTGGCGTCGCTGCAAAAATCAAAGACGGGTTGTTTCTAGGCGACAGCTACGTCGCTCAAGATCCGGAGTTCTTTGTCGCGAACATAATCACGCATGTCATCAACTGCAGCGACCAAACACCTAATTTCTTCCACTCAGGCGGCATCTCCTACCTCAACTTGCCCTGCCCTGAACAAGGACCTGtgaggaaagcgaaaggaGCAGAGAGTCGAGTCGATCGTTGGggctgaagaaggcaaatCGCTCGTGAATGCAGACAGTCACGCCATCATGCTCAATTGCAGACTCACACATTAAACGACACGGATGCGTGCGCAAGTGTAGCTGTACGTGTTTCTGCCTTTGTCGGTCGAGAGATAGCTCCACACAGAGGCAAAGGACAAATACACTGCTGCGGAACCTTCTGTTCAGATGTATATTCGTAGACGCGTACGACGGCTTCTGCGGAAAGAGGTCGGCCTTGGATCCTTGTCCTAGGACGAGTTGTCCTTAGGAAAAATGCCCCGCAAGATGCTCGTAGTGCGTAAAAAAACCTTTCGATGTCACACTGTGTGCATTTCTCTCCACGCACTGCAGATGGAGCGTCTGCTGGATTCAGACGGCTTCCTCTCCAAGGCGATTTTTGATTTCATTGAAAAAAGTCTGGCGCTGTGCGAAGGTTGTTTGGTGCACTCTGCGAGAGGTCAATCCAGAGGAGCCACAGTTCTCATTGCCTACTTCATGCAAAAGTAAGACATATCCACGTCTCCAGATCTCAGAGAATCACAATGACCTTCTACGTGTAGATACcctgcgtttctcgcctttACCAACATAAATGTGgacacagatgcatgcattcatgtaTACAGCCGGAAATAAAAACACAGGCGCGCATGTTTATATCgatacctatatatatatatgtacttGTTTCCAGGGTTTTGCACTTTACAGCTCGAATTCACAATTGTGTCTGGAGAAGTCCTTCAACGTGTGTTGAAGATGTCGCCAGCTATGTGTGCCGAGACAGAGTGATGAACTCGCTGTGGTCTATTCGTGTGAGAGAAACCGGCATGCGCCCAAGCAAGATGTCGTTACACGGGACGAAACACAGAGGCTAAGCAAGTGGTACACAGTTATATTTAGTTTCAAATCTTTTCATGGTGACCTGACCGTCTCTTTGTCAAATTTCATATGTCAAGGACTAAGGGAGGAGCATGATCAGGAGGTACGAGTGTCGCGTTCGTGCGTGCATCGCTGCAGTTGATTTTTTGGGCGTAGAGATCTCGGCCATTCTCCTCCTGTGTTCCGTCAAATTCAGGTATCTCTGGTCGCTTTCAAAAGCGAAAGAGTTTCTAGTCTCCAGAAGACCAGACCTCGAAATGAACGCCGAACACTGGATGCAGCTGCAGCAATTAGAGTGTCGTCTCTGGAACTCGAGAGGTCCCCTGTCGCGCTCGTGGAGCAGTgagagggaaaggaaaaagtggaaagTCAATTTTCTATTTTCAGATACAGAAATCGAACGCCGTAGTACTGCCTAGCAACAAACAGGTGGACCGTCAGAAGCGCACGCGTTCTAGTTCCTCGTCGGAGATAGTGCACATAGACACACACTGTGAAAGGGAACGAAGTGGATGCAAACACATACAGAGAGAGTGAGATAGTTGCATACCGAGAAACAGCTAGACAAAGGGCAACCGGGGGATAGAGGGCGTTACAGAGAGATCGAGGTAGGTATGTCCATACggacagacaagaagaaaaaagcgtttGTCTATGCATTTTTATCATTCCAAACCTCGATTTCTGTACAGCGAATGTTCGCCCTCTTGGCGGCCTTGTCCTCAGGGATCAGCCAAGCGAGAAGGGTCTGCACCGGGCATACTAAgcagcgcgtctctccgctttCGACCGGATGTTTCCCACATATCGACAAATGTTTAAACGACTCCGGATGTACAGATTCGTAGGCAAGCGCgtatctctctctacctGCTGAgttttctccttgtttctctctctttcgtccttCAGATGTATCTCAC contains the following coding sequences:
- a CDS encoding dual specificity phosphatase, catalytic domain-containing protein (encoded by transcript TGME49_311335); amino-acid sequence: MEPARPSSSVSTFPPGGISSFDDRSCSNRKDMPSACFAAQSVTAVDAPWKGVSSSASANTMSEKKNAFGNSSSSYPFSRVGLAEAPPANTQGFFCTQRAGFPPGEKAFLPSSSSCLIHGDSFSTAAGEDEGDPEASLLLKCRTSKASGSRGGSAARNPDLCQFEDADSEFCASQTPCEAKKRHFSADAKNANTYALLKSHEPRLVSSLPPQSERDQEKRRESSQMLGRRCILAFEKVQTQSQRESVAGRLPSELTERTAASCLDAASVGNFFDGGLATGNGESVEQLEVFGVAAKIKDGLFLGDSYVAQDPEFFVANIITHVINCSDQTPNFFHSGGISYLNLPCPEQGPMERLLDSDGFLSKAIFDFIEKSLALCEGCLVHSARGQSRGATVLIAYFMQKYLWSLSKAKEFLVSRRPDLEMNAEHWMQLQQLECRLWNSRGPLSRSWSNVSHRSDEEMLVSNTYLNSLGAAEVSAVSSTSLPSIGSSRSAESFRASANKRTLKWRDGEDDASSTSCRSAGRKSKTGARLSILKNQVTTMFASAANAADGLRTCPVAQNPQAQGSLKKPGSRDELEIAENTKKEFGLHSKAASASRPTESHKSHGVINRKSDSPSAFLTPEYGDLSRQHPAAPLCPTPFSPLLAEALQAAKGSQKRSGKDFSSYISAVLAHKPIPKRYDSGFAAGDNLMTARLSGGVLAPTLASAARAKASLGTRSEENKHFFQMYTTEKSRSRSARASAPSQSSPGPGTSSADSRVLNPYERTGFSTHQPAPAYLRVPGRVHRLVPRHLSRAPSPTPNFNRGTLGKPRWRL